Below is a window of Candidatus Neomarinimicrobiota bacterium DNA.
AGTGGATAATCTTGAAAAACGGCAATTCGTAAAAAGAATTCCCGAAAGAAAAGACCGCCGACAAATTAAGATACATCTAACTCCCAAGGGGGAAGCTCTAATAAATAAGATAATGCCCGGACATGTTCAGACTATTGTTCAGGAAATGAATATCCTCTCCATATCTGAGCAGGAGGAATTAGCAAGGTTATGTAAAAAACTGGGTACAGAAAATAACAAACAAGTAAACAAATAGTAGGAGAATATAATGTCAAATAGTGAAAAGATAATATTAGTAACAGGCGCCACAGGACAGCAAGGCGGCGCTGTTGCGAAAAACCTATTGGAAAAGGGCTGGGCTGTTAGAGCGATGACCCGAAATCCTGAAGGTGAAAAGGCGCTTGCGTTAAAATCAAACGGTGTTGAAGTCGTTAAGGCTGATATGAGCGATTCCGGTACATTGACTGCTGTGTTAGACGGTGTATACGGAGTTTTTTCTGTCCAGAAT
It encodes the following:
- a CDS encoding MarR family transcriptional regulator; translation: MPTHYNGTAKEKRALNAWIKFSRAANSFSPKIKESFREYGLTESQFGVLDALIHLGPLNLKTVSEKLLCTGGNITTVVDNLEKRQFVKRIPERKDRRQIKIHLTPKGEALINKIMPGHVQTIVQEMNILSISEQEELARLCKKLGTENNKQVNK